A genomic window from Glaciihabitans sp. INWT7 includes:
- a CDS encoding class I SAM-dependent methyltransferase, protein MDENRTPEQANSFGRAAGSYDSARPGYPDAAVDWLVPAHARTVLDVGAGTGKFTRSLVLRGFATIAVEPDPLMRQKLVESLPTVQALGGTAEAIPLPDDCVDAVTVAQAWHWVDVPAATAEIARVLRPGGTLGLVWNIRDESVPWVKRLGDIMGSSDAERFIAGAISVGEPFGALEEAQFEWANSIGVDSLVNLVASRSYIITATDEARAEVLSAVRGLATSDPALAGRESFELPYRTHCFRAVLG, encoded by the coding sequence ATGGACGAGAACCGCACCCCGGAGCAGGCCAACTCCTTCGGCCGGGCGGCCGGGTCGTACGACAGTGCCCGCCCCGGCTATCCGGACGCCGCGGTCGACTGGCTCGTGCCGGCGCACGCCCGGACCGTGCTCGACGTCGGGGCGGGAACGGGCAAGTTCACCCGCTCTCTCGTGCTGCGCGGATTCGCCACGATCGCCGTCGAACCCGATCCGCTGATGCGGCAGAAGCTCGTCGAATCGCTCCCGACGGTGCAGGCGCTCGGCGGCACGGCCGAGGCGATCCCGCTCCCGGACGACTGCGTGGATGCCGTGACGGTCGCGCAGGCCTGGCATTGGGTGGATGTCCCGGCGGCGACCGCGGAGATCGCGCGCGTGCTGCGACCGGGCGGCACGCTGGGTCTCGTGTGGAACATCCGGGATGAGTCGGTGCCCTGGGTGAAGCGTCTCGGCGACATCATGGGATCGAGCGATGCGGAACGGTTCATCGCGGGAGCCATCTCGGTCGGGGAGCCCTTCGGCGCCCTGGAGGAGGCACAGTTCGAGTGGGCGAACAGCATCGGGGTCGACTCGCTCGTGAACCTGGTCGCCTCCCGCAGCTACATCATCACGGCTACGGACGAGGCGCGCGCAGAGGTACTCTCCGCGGTGCGCGGCCTCGCGACATCCGATCCCGCCCTCGCGGGCAGGGAGAGCTTCGAGCTGCCGTACCGCACGCACTGCTTCCGCGCGGTGCTGGGATGA
- a CDS encoding 3'-5' exonuclease, producing MPLDFTAIDFETANSSNASACSVGLVKVRDGMVVDRVAWFIRPPAGFDHFNEWNTRIHGIMAPDVADAKLWSEQLADLVAFADGDFLVAHNAGFDMGVISGACRASFVDIPDFRYLCSLQVARKTYTLDSYRLPMAAMAAGFEDFAHHDALADSEACAAIIVHAANRHDASSIEELARITGCRIGAIGALAEDSTPMFRA from the coding sequence ATGCCACTTGACTTCACCGCGATCGACTTCGAGACCGCCAATTCCTCGAACGCCTCGGCCTGCTCGGTGGGACTGGTCAAGGTGCGCGACGGCATGGTCGTCGACAGGGTGGCCTGGTTCATCCGCCCCCCGGCCGGGTTCGACCACTTCAACGAGTGGAACACCCGCATCCACGGCATCATGGCTCCGGATGTCGCGGACGCCAAGCTCTGGAGCGAGCAGTTGGCCGACCTCGTGGCCTTCGCCGACGGCGACTTCCTCGTCGCCCACAACGCCGGCTTCGACATGGGAGTCATCTCCGGAGCGTGCCGGGCGAGCTTCGTCGACATCCCCGACTTCCGCTACCTCTGCAGCCTCCAGGTCGCGCGAAAGACCTACACCCTCGACTCCTACCGCCTGCCGATGGCCGCCATGGCCGCCGGCTTCGAGGACTTCGCCCACCACGACGCCCTCGCCGACTCCGAGGCCTGCGCCGCGATCATCGTGCACGCCGCGAATCGGCATGACGCGTCATCGATAGAGGAGCTCGCCCGGATCACCGGGTGCCGCATCGGTGCGATCGGGGCGCTCGCGGAGGATTCGACCCCCATGTTCCGGGCCTGA
- a CDS encoding AAA family ATPase, whose product MSNLDTALSLARAGFYVFPMTPSGQFLQGFGWDRGASRSLKQIREWWAGNPRQRIGVHAGRSGLVVVDLDRKNGKDGFASLKAQGHTLPRTFNYTSRSGNGAHHIYRAPEGEQLTIDRDLNGMPGVDIRSGIGLIVYNGPTLTKKPRLAPAPEWALVHKKDGWDYDMADLEAWLGSEGTTTDPKQKASAAKARRKATIFPEDGIDNGELLRRITPLVSGLTWGSGRREAYEAARARYTNDYPDPKYLIAFDRAWAKAITRVEDDVRADRKPKAPRQAKRTGEGNGRELVLVDLNDIDEEPIYWALEDVFPLGTLSIMSGTADVGKSTLLATWAKQIMEGTAEGDLDGPTTVLTAVGEDDLGRVLKPRMRAAGADLSSGRFKVITVTSEGRDTGLQIQEDLDAIRQAVISSGARVVILDPVISYVGGDPNKPKDVRTAMDPVRDLATELNISIICILHHRKGAGTAAEKLSGAHAWRDIARSHIFVVKDEETGMRYATVEKGNYTGARLSFSFETEEVVYPNPTGKRKPIKTARVINLQRSTVTAHDVMAKQTELVSSNGELRQAIVHYIDSQRVTLSPSEVAEALGEDVRNVKVYLDRAWKSGQITKSGRGAYHSLAGVDLRAERVKKGEK is encoded by the coding sequence ATGAGCAACCTAGACACCGCGCTGAGCCTGGCCCGCGCAGGCTTCTATGTCTTCCCGATGACCCCCAGCGGCCAGTTCCTCCAGGGGTTCGGCTGGGACAGGGGTGCATCGCGGTCCCTGAAACAGATTCGTGAGTGGTGGGCTGGCAACCCACGACAGCGCATCGGCGTCCACGCCGGGCGGTCGGGCCTCGTGGTCGTGGACCTGGATCGCAAGAACGGCAAGGACGGCTTCGCGAGCCTGAAGGCGCAGGGCCACACCCTGCCGCGCACCTTCAACTACACGAGTCGTAGCGGCAACGGCGCACACCACATCTACCGGGCACCGGAGGGCGAACAACTCACCATCGACCGTGACCTCAACGGCATGCCCGGTGTGGACATTCGCAGTGGCATCGGCCTGATCGTCTACAACGGGCCGACGCTGACCAAGAAGCCCCGGCTGGCACCGGCTCCTGAGTGGGCGCTTGTCCACAAGAAGGACGGCTGGGACTACGACATGGCCGACCTGGAGGCGTGGCTGGGCAGCGAGGGAACCACCACCGACCCGAAGCAGAAGGCGAGCGCCGCCAAGGCGCGCCGCAAGGCCACAATCTTCCCCGAGGACGGAATCGACAACGGCGAATTGCTGAGGCGGATCACCCCGCTGGTGTCGGGCCTGACGTGGGGCAGCGGTCGCCGTGAGGCCTACGAGGCAGCGCGGGCTCGGTACACCAACGACTACCCCGACCCGAAGTACCTCATCGCGTTCGACCGGGCGTGGGCCAAGGCGATAACGCGAGTGGAGGATGACGTGCGAGCCGACAGAAAGCCGAAGGCACCTAGGCAGGCGAAGCGCACGGGGGAGGGCAACGGCCGGGAGCTTGTCCTGGTGGACCTCAACGACATCGATGAAGAACCCATCTACTGGGCGCTTGAAGATGTGTTCCCGCTCGGCACGCTCTCGATCATGTCGGGCACAGCCGATGTTGGTAAGAGCACGCTGCTGGCGACGTGGGCGAAGCAGATCATGGAGGGCACCGCAGAGGGCGACCTCGACGGGCCGACCACGGTACTTACTGCCGTAGGTGAGGACGACCTGGGGCGGGTGCTCAAGCCGCGAATGCGTGCCGCTGGTGCCGACCTGTCGTCTGGGCGCTTCAAGGTCATAACAGTCACCAGCGAGGGGCGCGATACAGGGCTGCAAATCCAGGAAGACCTCGACGCTATCCGGCAGGCGGTGATCAGTTCTGGAGCGCGCGTGGTGATCCTCGACCCGGTCATCTCGTACGTCGGCGGCGACCCGAACAAGCCCAAGGACGTGCGCACCGCTATGGACCCCGTCCGTGACCTGGCCACCGAGCTCAACATCTCGATCATTTGCATCCTCCACCACAGGAAGGGAGCAGGCACCGCCGCCGAGAAGCTGTCGGGCGCTCACGCCTGGAGGGACATCGCCCGGTCGCACATCTTCGTGGTCAAGGACGAGGAGACGGGCATGCGGTACGCCACCGTCGAGAAGGGCAACTACACCGGGGCGCGGCTGTCGTTCTCGTTCGAGACGGAGGAAGTGGTCTACCCGAACCCCACGGGTAAGCGGAAGCCCATCAAGACCGCGCGTGTGATCAACCTTCAGCGGTCCACGGTGACTGCACACGACGTGATGGCCAAGCAGACCGAGTTGGTCAGCAGCAACGGCGAGCTGAGGCAGGCCATAGTCCACTACATCGACAGCCAGCGGGTCACGTTGTCGCCGTCCGAAGTGGCGGAAGCCCTCGGTGAAGACGTTCGGAACGTGAAGGTCTACCTCGACCGCGCGTGGAAGTCCGGGCAGATCACTAAATCAGGACGAGGCGCGTATCACTCGCTCGCTGGTGTTGATCTCCGTGCTGAGCGCGTCAAGAAGGGGGAGAAGTGA
- the glpX gene encoding class II fructose-bisphosphatase encodes MELVRATEAAAIRAVPFIGRGDKNAADGAAVDAMRKFLGTVDFDGLVVIGEGEKDDAPMLYNGEHVGTGQGQACDIAVDPIDGTSLTAAGRQNALSMIAVADRGSMYDPSAVFYMDKIVTGHEGHGVVDLRKPIGENIRALAKAMNKDVADLVVAVLDRPRHAQLIEDIREAGAGTRLLLDGDVAGGINAARYDARIDMCVGRGGTPEGIITACALKGLGGFIQARLAPQNDDERQRAIDAGHDLERILEIDDLVTSDNTYFVATGVTDGQLVGGVRKKGPIIRTESIVLRGRSGTIRRVVADHLAEKWL; translated from the coding sequence ATGGAGCTGGTGAGAGCGACGGAAGCAGCCGCGATCCGGGCCGTGCCGTTCATCGGGCGAGGCGACAAGAATGCCGCCGACGGCGCCGCGGTCGATGCCATGCGCAAATTCCTCGGCACCGTCGACTTCGACGGGCTCGTGGTGATCGGCGAGGGCGAGAAGGATGACGCCCCGATGCTCTACAACGGCGAGCACGTCGGCACCGGCCAGGGCCAGGCCTGCGACATCGCGGTGGACCCCATCGATGGCACCTCCCTCACGGCCGCCGGCCGGCAGAATGCGCTGTCGATGATCGCGGTGGCCGATCGCGGCAGCATGTACGACCCCTCCGCCGTCTTCTACATGGACAAGATCGTCACCGGCCATGAGGGGCACGGGGTCGTCGACCTCCGCAAACCGATCGGGGAGAACATCCGCGCCCTCGCGAAGGCGATGAACAAGGACGTCGCGGATCTCGTGGTCGCGGTGCTCGACCGCCCGCGTCACGCGCAGCTCATCGAGGACATCCGCGAGGCCGGCGCCGGCACGCGACTGCTGCTCGACGGGGATGTCGCCGGTGGCATCAACGCCGCACGCTACGACGCCCGCATCGACATGTGCGTCGGCCGCGGCGGCACCCCGGAGGGGATCATCACCGCCTGTGCGTTGAAGGGACTCGGCGGGTTCATCCAGGCAAGGCTCGCCCCGCAGAACGACGATGAGCGCCAGAGGGCGATCGACGCCGGGCATGACTTGGAGCGCATCCTCGAGATCGATGATCTCGTCACCAGCGACAACACCTACTTCGTGGCGACCGGCGTCACCGACGGCCAGCTCGTCGGCGGCGTGCGGAAGAAGGGTCCGATCATCCGCACCGAGAGCATCGTGCTGCGCGGCCGCTCGGGCACGATCCGTCGAGTCGTCGCCGACCACCTCGCGGAGAAGTGGTTGTAA
- the fbaA gene encoding class II fructose-bisphosphate aldolase, protein MPIATPEQYADMLDRAKAGGFAYPAINASSSSTINGILQGLTEAGSDGIIQVTTGGADFFAGQSVKARASGALAFAAFVTEVAKNYPITVALHTDHCPTNALDDFLLPLIAASEAEVAAGRGPIFQSHMWDGSAVPLDENLRVAQQILPRMKAINSILEVEIGVVGGEEDGVSHDINEHLYTTLDDAIATVEALGLGEQGRYIAALTFGNVHGVYKPGNVKLRPELLGEIQAGIQSKYGTGAKPLDLVFHGGSGSTDDEIALAVANGVIKMNIDTDTQYAYSRSVADTVLKNYDGFLKVDGEVGNKKVYDPRSWGKLAESALAARVVEATKQLGSAGHTKG, encoded by the coding sequence ATGCCCATCGCGACCCCCGAACAGTACGCCGACATGCTCGACCGGGCGAAGGCCGGCGGCTTCGCCTACCCGGCGATCAATGCCTCGTCGTCGTCGACCATCAACGGCATCCTCCAGGGACTCACCGAGGCCGGCTCCGACGGCATCATCCAGGTCACCACCGGCGGCGCGGACTTCTTCGCCGGCCAGAGCGTGAAGGCCCGCGCATCCGGAGCCCTCGCCTTCGCCGCGTTCGTCACCGAGGTGGCGAAGAACTACCCGATCACGGTCGCGCTGCACACCGATCACTGCCCCACTAACGCGCTCGACGACTTCCTGCTGCCGCTGATCGCCGCCTCCGAGGCCGAGGTCGCCGCCGGTCGCGGTCCGATCTTCCAGTCCCACATGTGGGACGGATCGGCCGTGCCGCTCGACGAGAACCTGCGGGTCGCTCAGCAGATCCTGCCGCGCATGAAGGCGATCAACTCGATCCTCGAGGTGGAGATCGGAGTCGTCGGCGGCGAGGAAGACGGCGTCAGCCACGACATCAACGAGCACCTCTACACGACGCTGGATGACGCCATCGCGACGGTCGAGGCACTCGGCCTCGGCGAGCAGGGCCGCTACATCGCCGCCCTCACCTTCGGCAACGTGCATGGCGTCTACAAGCCCGGCAACGTGAAGCTGCGCCCGGAGCTGCTCGGCGAGATCCAGGCCGGCATCCAGTCGAAGTACGGCACGGGAGCCAAGCCCCTCGACCTCGTCTTCCACGGCGGATCCGGCTCGACCGACGACGAGATCGCCCTCGCCGTGGCGAACGGCGTCATCAAGATGAACATCGACACCGACACCCAGTACGCCTACAGCCGCTCGGTCGCCGACACCGTGCTGAAGAACTACGACGGATTCCTCAAGGTCGACGGCGAGGTCGGCAACAAGAAGGTCTACGACCCGCGCTCCTGGGGAAAGCTCGCGGAGTCCGCCCTCGCCGCCCGGGTGGTCGAAGCGACGAAGCAGCTGGGGTCGGCCGGCCACACCAAGGGCTAG
- a CDS encoding DUF6264 family protein: MTEQPGAEPPKYGERRPRPQYGEYATPQEQAKIIAQSLPAVSPLLVPPVDGRPSAAGAPQPPDATTRVIGPVPAAGRRPRRWDIVLTAVLLGYATINVIAQLLTKDTLATIVTQFFISQNIGQYVPTALTASLGETLNVITLGLFVLTVLVTTWMLRRRRVAFWVPIAGGVTATVVALVFVVILLQSDPAFIAYMDRSGK; encoded by the coding sequence ATGACCGAGCAGCCCGGAGCAGAGCCGCCGAAATACGGCGAGCGTCGTCCGCGGCCGCAATACGGCGAATACGCCACCCCCCAGGAGCAGGCGAAGATCATCGCCCAATCTCTGCCCGCGGTGTCTCCACTCCTCGTTCCCCCGGTAGACGGTCGGCCCTCCGCCGCCGGTGCGCCGCAGCCGCCGGATGCGACGACTCGCGTCATCGGCCCTGTGCCCGCCGCGGGCCGACGCCCGCGCCGCTGGGACATCGTCCTCACCGCCGTGCTGCTCGGCTACGCCACCATCAACGTGATCGCGCAGCTGCTCACCAAAGACACCCTCGCGACGATCGTCACCCAGTTCTTCATCTCCCAGAACATCGGCCAGTACGTGCCGACCGCGCTCACCGCGAGTCTGGGGGAGACCCTCAACGTCATCACGCTCGGGCTGTTCGTGCTCACCGTGCTCGTGACCACCTGGATGCTGCGTCGTAGACGCGTCGCGTTCTGGGTGCCGATCGCCGGAGGGGTCACCGCGACAGTCGTTGCGCTCGTGTTCGTCGTGATCCTGCTGCAGTCCGACCCGGCATTCATCGCTTACATGGATCGCTCGGGAAAGTAA
- a CDS encoding 4-hydroxy-3-methylbut-2-enyl diphosphate reductase translates to MPRVPAVRNRLRDIPVTGEKRVLLAAPRGYCAGVDRAVIAVEKALEHYGSPVYVRKQIVHNIHVVSTLEKQGAIFVDEVDEVPEGAHIVFSAHGVSPAVVAAAAERNLEAIDATCPLVTKVHREAVRFARDDFHILLIGHAGHEEVEGTMGHAPERTTLVNSPADVATLEVADPDNLVWLSQTTLSVDETMETVRLLRERFPRLHNPPSDDICYATQNRQVAIKKVAESAELVIVVGSANSSNTVRLVDVALENGAKAAYRVDYASEIQQEWLDGIATVGVTSGASVPEVLVQEVLDDLADAGYGSVSQVVTAEEDLMFSLPKELRKDANGQDDARGLGGRIRQLDWQQK, encoded by the coding sequence ATGCCGCGCGTTCCCGCGGTACGCAACAGGCTACGGGACATCCCTGTCACGGGAGAGAAGCGGGTGCTGCTCGCGGCACCGCGCGGCTACTGTGCAGGAGTGGACAGGGCGGTCATCGCCGTGGAGAAAGCACTCGAACATTACGGGTCACCGGTCTACGTGCGCAAACAGATCGTGCACAACATCCACGTGGTCTCCACCCTCGAGAAGCAGGGCGCGATCTTCGTCGACGAGGTCGATGAGGTGCCGGAGGGTGCACACATCGTCTTCTCCGCGCACGGTGTTTCACCGGCTGTCGTCGCGGCCGCGGCGGAGCGCAATCTCGAGGCGATCGACGCCACCTGCCCCCTGGTGACCAAGGTGCATCGCGAGGCCGTGCGTTTCGCCCGCGACGACTTCCACATCCTGCTGATCGGTCATGCCGGGCACGAAGAGGTCGAGGGCACCATGGGGCATGCCCCGGAGCGCACCACACTGGTCAACAGCCCCGCGGATGTCGCGACCCTCGAGGTCGCCGACCCCGACAACCTCGTCTGGCTCAGCCAGACCACCCTGAGCGTCGACGAGACGATGGAGACCGTCCGCCTGTTGCGAGAGCGCTTCCCCCGGCTGCACAATCCACCGAGCGATGACATCTGCTACGCCACCCAGAACCGCCAGGTCGCGATCAAGAAGGTCGCCGAATCGGCCGAACTCGTGATCGTGGTCGGCTCTGCCAACAGCTCCAACACCGTGAGACTGGTGGACGTCGCGCTGGAGAACGGCGCGAAGGCCGCCTACCGCGTGGACTACGCGAGCGAGATCCAGCAGGAGTGGCTCGACGGTATCGCGACCGTCGGCGTGACGTCCGGGGCATCCGTTCCGGAAGTTCTCGTGCAGGAAGTGCTCGACGATCTCGCCGATGCGGGCTACGGATCGGTGAGCCAGGTCGTCACCGCGGAGGAGGACCTCATGTTCTCGCTGCCCAAGGAGTTGCGCAAAGACGCGAACGGCCAGGATGACGCGCGGGGGCTCGGAGGCCGCATCCGCCAGCTCGATTGGCAACAGAAATGA
- the ychF gene encoding redox-regulated ATPase YchF: MALTIAIVGLPNVGKSTLFNALTKNQVLAANYPFATIEPNVGVVTLPDPRLDALAELFGSERILAAPVSFVDIAGIVKGASVGEGLGNKFLANIREADAIAQVIRGFADPDVVHVDGKVDAASDMETINTELILADLQTLEKAVPRYEKEVKTKRTEPAVLAAAIEAQAFFDSGKPLSSSSIDLSLIQELGLLTTKPFIYVFNVDEDVLQDAAALAKLAALVAPAKAIFLDAKLESELIDLEPADAAELLASTGQEESGLTQLARVGFDTLGLQTYLTAGPKEARAWTIPKGAKAPQAAGVIHTDFEKGFIKAEVIGFQDLVDTGSIAEARAKGKARIEGKEYVMQDGDVVEFRHS, encoded by the coding sequence GTGGCTCTCACTATCGCAATCGTCGGACTGCCCAATGTCGGCAAGTCCACCCTGTTCAACGCACTCACCAAGAATCAGGTGCTGGCGGCGAACTATCCCTTCGCCACCATCGAGCCCAACGTCGGCGTCGTGACGCTGCCGGATCCCCGGCTCGACGCGCTCGCCGAGCTGTTCGGCAGCGAGCGCATCCTCGCGGCTCCCGTCTCCTTCGTAGACATCGCCGGCATCGTGAAGGGCGCCTCCGTCGGTGAAGGTCTCGGCAACAAGTTCCTTGCCAACATCCGCGAGGCCGATGCCATCGCGCAGGTCATCCGCGGGTTCGCCGACCCTGATGTCGTGCACGTGGACGGCAAGGTGGACGCAGCCTCCGACATGGAGACCATCAACACCGAGCTCATCCTCGCCGATTTGCAGACGCTCGAAAAGGCGGTTCCCCGGTACGAGAAGGAAGTCAAGACCAAGCGCACCGAGCCGGCAGTGCTCGCCGCGGCGATCGAGGCGCAGGCCTTCTTCGACTCCGGAAAACCGCTCTCGTCGTCCAGCATCGATCTCTCGCTCATCCAAGAGCTCGGCCTTCTCACCACCAAGCCGTTCATCTACGTGTTCAACGTGGACGAAGACGTGCTGCAGGATGCCGCGGCGCTGGCGAAGCTCGCGGCTCTCGTTGCTCCAGCCAAGGCGATCTTCCTCGACGCGAAGCTCGAATCCGAACTCATCGACCTCGAGCCGGCGGATGCCGCGGAGCTCCTCGCCTCCACCGGCCAGGAGGAGAGCGGGCTCACCCAGCTCGCCCGCGTCGGCTTCGACACCCTCGGTCTGCAGACCTACCTCACGGCCGGTCCGAAAGAGGCCCGGGCCTGGACCATCCCGAAGGGTGCCAAGGCCCCGCAGGCGGCCGGTGTCATCCACACCGACTTCGAGAAGGGCTTCATCAAGGCGGAGGTCATCGGCTTCCAGGACCTGGTGGACACCGGTTCGATCGCCGAGGCGCGCGCCAAAGGCAAGGCCCGCATCGAGGGCAAGGAATACGTGATGCAGGACGGCGACGTCGTGGAGTTCCGCCACAGTTAG
- a CDS encoding DNA recombination protein RmuC — protein MDPIAALIIGLIVGVVLGAVIGLLFARTRTADVPVGVDPALLASQHELALGAVRAEEATARSQLGSELAAIQATAIALKEQVAAQQEQYRELVDRQRREQSAEADRQKRESAVLQALTPVQESLRSMQLKVTELETQRSLQHGQLTQQLRNATESEERLRSTAESLASALRNNATRGVWGETQLRNVVQAAGLIERVDFDVQSSISSDAGSGRPDMVIHLPGGKNIAVDAKVPFTAYLEASQIAVTATGEDGARREAFIKQHVRAVRAHIDTLGSKAYWAGLDASPELVIAFIPSESLVASAMEADPGIMDYAFSKRVALSSPVTLWSVLKTVAFSWQQDVVTQEAKMLFETSRELYGRLATLAGHIEKLGRSIESTVKNYNGFVGSLERQVLPSARKLNVLDESKVLGTHAEIEELPRDLTAFELVTELEIVSALEARPSSD, from the coding sequence ATGGATCCCATCGCAGCCCTCATCATCGGCCTGATCGTCGGAGTCGTGCTCGGCGCGGTCATCGGGCTGCTGTTCGCGCGCACCCGCACCGCGGATGTTCCGGTCGGCGTCGATCCCGCACTCCTCGCCTCCCAGCACGAACTCGCCCTCGGAGCCGTGCGGGCGGAGGAGGCGACCGCGAGGTCCCAGCTCGGCTCGGAGCTCGCCGCGATCCAAGCCACGGCGATCGCGCTGAAGGAGCAGGTCGCCGCCCAGCAGGAGCAGTATCGCGAACTGGTGGACCGCCAGCGGAGAGAGCAGTCCGCGGAAGCAGACCGGCAGAAGCGGGAGAGCGCGGTGCTCCAGGCCCTGACCCCGGTGCAGGAGTCCCTGCGCAGCATGCAGCTGAAGGTGACAGAGCTCGAGACCCAGCGCAGTCTCCAGCACGGCCAGCTGACGCAGCAGCTCCGCAACGCCACCGAATCGGAGGAGCGCTTGCGCAGTACCGCGGAGTCTCTCGCCTCCGCGCTGCGCAACAACGCCACCCGCGGGGTGTGGGGGGAGACCCAGTTACGCAACGTGGTGCAGGCGGCCGGCCTCATCGAGCGCGTCGACTTCGATGTGCAGTCGAGCATCTCGTCGGATGCCGGATCCGGCCGACCGGACATGGTCATCCACCTGCCCGGGGGCAAGAACATCGCCGTGGATGCGAAGGTACCCTTCACCGCGTACCTCGAGGCGAGCCAGATCGCCGTCACCGCCACGGGCGAGGATGGAGCGCGACGCGAAGCCTTCATCAAGCAACATGTCCGAGCGGTGCGGGCCCACATCGACACCCTGGGCAGTAAGGCCTACTGGGCCGGGCTAGACGCCTCTCCCGAGCTCGTGATCGCCTTCATCCCGAGCGAATCCCTCGTCGCCTCCGCCATGGAGGCCGACCCCGGGATCATGGACTACGCGTTCTCGAAGCGCGTCGCGCTCTCCTCCCCCGTCACCCTCTGGTCTGTGCTCAAGACCGTGGCCTTCAGCTGGCAGCAGGATGTCGTGACGCAGGAGGCGAAGATGCTCTTCGAGACCAGCCGCGAGCTCTATGGGCGCCTCGCGACCCTCGCCGGCCACATCGAGAAACTCGGGCGCTCGATCGAGAGCACCGTGAAGAACTACAACGGTTTCGTCGGTTCGCTCGAACGCCAGGTGCTGCCGTCCGCCCGAAAACTCAATGTCCTCGACGAGTCGAAGGTGTTGGGCACCCACGCCGAGATCGAGGAACTGCCCCGCGACCTGACCGCGTTCGAGCTCGTCACAGAGCTCGAGATCGTGAGTGCTCTGGAGGCGCGCCCGAGCTCTGACTGA
- a CDS encoding SseB family protein: protein MSDVRDPTELERTIVLAQSGRATTAEVLESLAVSPVIVPSATEIVDNLDQLQPVLFDIGGVSMLAVFTHDDQIAEFGRLAAFGVSIVGRSLLASIPPGAGIVVNPSRSIGFELLPEGIGLFLAELRSRRD from the coding sequence ATGTCCGATGTGCGCGACCCCACCGAGCTCGAGCGCACCATCGTGCTCGCCCAATCCGGTCGCGCGACCACTGCCGAGGTGCTGGAGTCGCTCGCGGTGAGCCCGGTGATCGTGCCGAGCGCGACCGAGATCGTCGACAACCTCGACCAGTTGCAGCCGGTGCTGTTCGACATCGGCGGAGTCTCGATGCTCGCCGTGTTCACGCACGACGACCAGATCGCCGAATTCGGGCGACTTGCCGCGTTCGGGGTCTCGATCGTCGGCCGCTCGCTGCTCGCATCCATCCCGCCCGGCGCGGGCATCGTCGTCAATCCGAGCCGTTCGATCGGCTTCGAGCTGCTGCCGGAGGGGATCGGCCTGTTCCTGGCTGAACTCCGCAGCCGTCGCGACTAG